One Paralysiella testudinis genomic window, CACAAACGGCAAACGGCGGCAGCGCAACACCGCGGCCACCGCCTCAATAGCGGCCACATCGGCCAACATGCCGATTTTCACCGCATCAATGCGCATATCGTCCAGCACCGCATCGCATTGTGCGGTAATCATTTCCGGCGGCAACGCCTGCACCGCCCGCACGCCGCAGGTGTTTTGCGCGGTGATGGCGGTGATGGCGCTGGCACCATACGCCCCCAATGCGGCAAAGGTTTTTAAATCGGCTTGAATGCCGGCACCGCCGCCCGAATCAGAGCCGGCAATGGTGAGCACACGCGGGAAAGGCGGATGAGATGTCATGGCAATGGCCGCAGCAAAACGAAACCGCCAAAGTGTACCATATCGCCAAGCAAGCCAATAATGGACATACCCATTTATCCAAGGCTGCCTGAAAAGAAAACCAAACACGCATAAAAAACCACCGTTGCGCAAGGGCAGCGGTGGCAAAAGGTCTTCTGGAAAGAACGGCTTCAGTATGCCGCCAAACTAAGCACAAAACAATGCGGCATATTGTCGCAAAAATCCGTTTCAGGCAGCCTTGGTCATTGTTTTGGCTGTGTAGTTCGGCTACAGTGGCGGCCATGAATCTGCGCTCACACACCTTTTCCCAAGCCGCCTACGCGCCGGTGCTGCTGTTTACCCTGCGTGCGCGCTGGCTGTTTATTGCACTGATGCTCATCGGTTTGCTGGGCACTTGGGCGCTGGCGTGGCCGGTGCCGTTGCTGCCCTTATCGCTCACGCTGCTGTTTTTGGCCGCCGCCAACGGTTTACTCAGTGTATGGCATCGCCGCCACGGCCCCGAGCATTTGGTGGAGCTGGGGCTGATTGCCGACATTCTTACCCTGAGCGAATTGCTCTACCTCACCGGCGGTATCGCCAACCCCATGGCCTCGCTGTATCTGCCGCCGTTGCTGCTGGCGGCCTTGGTGTGCTCGGTGCATTTTGCTTGGGGCATGGCCTTTGTGTGTGTGACCACTTATTTTCTGCTGTTTCAGTTTCATCTGCCGTTTCCGGTGCCCAGCCAAGAGCCCGATTGGCTGTTTCGCATCCACATCGGCGGCATGTGGCTTACCTTCGCCCTTTCCGCTGCATTGATTACCGCCTGCATCACCTGGCTAATACAGGCGCTGAACTGGCGCGAAAACCAATTGCAACGCGCCCATGCGCAACAGCAGCAAAACGAACAAGTGCTCTCGCTGGGCATTGAAGCCGCGCACACCGCCCACAAACTCTCCACCCCGCTCAACAGCCTGCTGCTGCTCACCGACGAATTGCAGGCGCGCACCGATCTGCCTGCCGAAGTAAGCCAAGATTTGGCGCTGATGCGCAGCCAGCTCAACCAATGTCGCGACGTGCTGTGGCAGCTCAAACCCAAAGACCAGCCGCAAGCACGCCAACAGCCCACTTGGCTCTACGCCACCCTCAACGCCCAGCTGCGCCACTGGCACAACCTGCGCCCGGAAGCCCACTACACCTGGCAGCAACACAGCCCGATTGCGCCCGATGTATGCGTGCAGCTCGATCCCTTGTTTTGGTCGGCATTTTTAAATATCCTCAACAACGCCGCCGATGCCGGCAAACAAAGCGTGGCGCTGGAAACGCGCATCACCGCAGCGCAAACCCTGATTATCGGCATCCGCAACCGCAGCGGCTTTTTATCCGAAGCACAGCTGCGCCACGCCGGGCTGAACGCACAGCAATCCGACAAACCGGCCGGACTTGGCATGGGCGTATTGCTATCGCACGCCACCTTGGCGCGCATGCAGGGCAGCCTCACCCTGCAAAACCACCACGACGGCGGCGTGTATGCCGAAATCCGCCTGCCGCTCACCCCTTGCACCACACCCTGCCCACCCACCAAGGCTGCCTGAATGAAACACTTTTTATTGGTCGATGACGACGAAATCTTTGCCCACCTACTGCAACGCGGCTTTGGCCGCCACGGCCTAACATTGGATTGGGCGGCCAATAGCGATGCCGCCTTGGCCTATCAAGGCCAGCCCGACGGCATTATTCTGGATTTGAACCTGGGCGGCGACAGCGGCCTGCAACTGCTGCCGCGGCTGGTGCAGCAATTTCCGGCCAGCAAAATCGTGGTGCTCACCGGCTACGCCAGCATCAGCACCGCCGTGAGCGCCGTTAAACTGGGCGCCTGCCAATACCTGCCCAAACCGGCCGACGTGGCCACCTTGCT contains:
- a CDS encoding ATP-binding protein, coding for MNLRSHTFSQAAYAPVLLFTLRARWLFIALMLIGLLGTWALAWPVPLLPLSLTLLFLAAANGLLSVWHRRHGPEHLVELGLIADILTLSELLYLTGGIANPMASLYLPPLLLAALVCSVHFAWGMAFVCVTTYFLLFQFHLPFPVPSQEPDWLFRIHIGGMWLTFALSAALITACITWLIQALNWRENQLQRAHAQQQQNEQVLSLGIEAAHTAHKLSTPLNSLLLLTDELQARTDLPAEVSQDLALMRSQLNQCRDVLWQLKPKDQPQARQQPTWLYATLNAQLRHWHNLRPEAHYTWQQHSPIAPDVCVQLDPLFWSAFLNILNNAADAGKQSVALETRITAAQTLIIGIRNRSGFLSEAQLRHAGLNAQQSDKPAGLGMGVLLSHATLARMQGSLTLQNHHDGGVYAEIRLPLTPCTTPCPPTKAA
- a CDS encoding response regulator transcription factor, yielding MKHFLLVDDDEIFAHLLQRGFGRHGLTLDWAANSDAALAYQGQPDGIILDLNLGGDSGLQLLPRLVQQFPASKIVVLTGYASISTAVSAVKLGACQYLPKPADVATLLQAFGNDNTTVAEDNQQTPIAEQGPSLQRLKWEHIQFVLQQHQGNISATARALNMHRRTLQRMLAKHPVKK